In Streptomyces chartreusis NRRL 3882, the following are encoded in one genomic region:
- a CDS encoding metallophosphoesterase, with product MVEGSMTQGAGQGPEVERTATLRDFRVPAYVHETGPYVHSAHPGEVAPPPEETYPEGYTPTERDLPVIHRGDTVQVTVDPEAVAAPQADTGQGPLYVVGDVHGYLDQLVAALQEKGLLDADGHWCAGTARLWFLGDFTDRGPDGIGVIDLVMRLSAEAAAAGGYCKALMGNHELLLLGAKRFGDTPVNSGAGTATFQAAWLLNGGQKTDMDRLQDHHLQWMARLDAVEEVDGHLLVHSDTTAYLDYGRSIEEVNDTVRETLTRNDADEVWDLFRKFTKRFSFRDEGGADAVRSLLDTYGGTRIVHGHSPIPYLLGEVGSEDDEDSNDPVVEGPHVYADGLAIAMDGGVTMAGKLLVQQLPLDT from the coding sequence ATGGTGGAGGGGTCGATGACTCAGGGGGCCGGTCAGGGACCCGAGGTGGAGCGGACGGCGACGCTGCGCGACTTCCGGGTGCCCGCGTACGTCCACGAGACCGGTCCGTACGTCCACAGCGCCCACCCCGGCGAGGTCGCCCCGCCGCCCGAGGAGACCTACCCGGAGGGGTACACGCCGACCGAGCGCGATCTGCCCGTGATCCACCGGGGCGACACCGTCCAGGTGACCGTCGACCCCGAGGCCGTCGCAGCGCCGCAGGCCGACACCGGGCAGGGCCCGCTCTACGTCGTGGGCGATGTGCACGGCTACCTCGACCAGCTGGTGGCGGCCCTCCAGGAGAAGGGCCTCCTCGACGCCGACGGCCACTGGTGCGCGGGCACCGCCCGGCTGTGGTTCCTCGGCGACTTCACCGACCGCGGGCCCGACGGCATCGGCGTCATCGACCTGGTGATGCGGCTGTCCGCCGAGGCCGCCGCGGCCGGCGGTTACTGCAAGGCGCTCATGGGCAACCACGAGCTGCTGCTGCTCGGCGCCAAGCGGTTCGGCGACACTCCCGTCAACTCCGGTGCGGGCACCGCCACTTTCCAGGCGGCCTGGCTGCTCAACGGCGGCCAGAAGACCGACATGGACCGTCTCCAGGACCACCACCTGCAGTGGATGGCCCGTCTGGACGCCGTCGAGGAAGTCGACGGCCACCTGCTCGTCCACTCCGACACCACCGCCTACCTCGACTACGGCCGCTCCATCGAAGAGGTCAACGACACCGTCCGCGAGACGCTCACGCGCAACGACGCGGACGAGGTCTGGGACCTGTTCCGCAAGTTCACCAAGCGGTTCTCCTTCCGTGACGAGGGCGGCGCGGACGCCGTGCGCTCCCTGCTCGATACGTACGGGGGCACCCGCATCGTTCACGGTCACAGCCCGATTCCGTATCTGCTGGGCGAGGTCGGCTCCGAGGACGACGAGGACAGCAACGACCCCGTGGTCGAGGGGCCGCACGTCTACGCCGACGGACTCGCCATCGCCATGGACGGCGGCGTGACCATGGCCGGAAAGCTGCTGGTCCAGCAACTGCCGCTGGATACGTGA
- the thiC gene encoding phosphomethylpyrimidine synthase ThiC, translating into MTNKDARTPASVQDEQSEEAGKSIGWHKAYVEGSRPDLRVPVRQVHLTNGQSVTLYDTSGPYTDPLVDTDVRRGLSPLRENWIIARGDTEEYAGRPVRPEDDGIKHTSPRGGLRNLDAVFPGRPRQPRRSRDGKAVTQLAYARRGEITPEMEYVAIRENVSPEVVRDEIAAGRAVLPANVNHPEIEPMIIGKRFLVKVNANIGNSAVTSSIEEEVEKMTWATRWGADTVMDLSTGRNIHTTREWVLRNSPVPIGTVPLYQALEKVDGKAEELTWDIYKDTVIEQAEQGVDYMTVHAGVRLPYVPLTANRKTGIVSRGGSIMAAWCLAHHKESFLYENFEELCEILAAYDVTYSLGDGLRPGSIADANDEAQFAELRTLGELNRIAKRFNVQTMIEGPGHVPMHKIKENIDLQQEICDEAPFYTLGPLTTDVAPAYDHITSGIGAAMIAWWGTAMLCYVTPKEHLGLPNRDDVKTGVITYKIAAHAADLAKGHPGAQEWDDALSDARFEFRWEDQFNLALDPDTAREFHDETLPAEPAKTAHFCSMCGPKFCSMKISQDIRREHGGTKAEIEDGMAQKSKEFAASGNRVYLPIAE; encoded by the coding sequence ATGACCAACAAGGACGCACGCACGCCTGCCTCCGTTCAGGACGAACAGTCCGAGGAGGCCGGGAAGTCCATCGGCTGGCACAAGGCGTACGTCGAGGGCAGCCGCCCCGACCTGCGGGTGCCGGTCCGACAGGTGCATCTCACCAACGGCCAGTCGGTCACGCTGTACGACACGTCGGGCCCGTACACCGATCCGCTCGTCGACACGGACGTCCGCAGGGGCCTGTCGCCACTGCGCGAGAACTGGATCATCGCCCGTGGCGACACCGAGGAGTACGCCGGCCGGCCCGTCCGACCCGAGGACGACGGCATCAAGCACACCTCGCCACGCGGTGGCCTCCGCAACCTCGACGCCGTCTTCCCCGGTCGGCCGCGCCAACCGCGCCGCAGCAGGGACGGCAAGGCGGTCACGCAGCTCGCGTACGCCCGCCGCGGCGAGATCACGCCCGAGATGGAGTACGTGGCCATTCGGGAGAACGTCTCGCCCGAGGTGGTCCGCGACGAGATCGCGGCCGGCCGGGCGGTGCTGCCGGCCAACGTCAACCACCCGGAGATCGAGCCGATGATCATCGGCAAGCGGTTCCTGGTGAAGGTCAACGCCAACATCGGCAACTCGGCGGTGACGTCCTCCATCGAGGAGGAGGTCGAGAAGATGACCTGGGCGACCCGCTGGGGCGCCGACACGGTCATGGACCTGTCCACCGGCCGCAACATCCACACCACGCGCGAGTGGGTGCTGCGCAACTCCCCCGTGCCCATCGGCACCGTGCCGCTCTACCAGGCCCTGGAGAAGGTCGACGGCAAGGCCGAGGAACTGACCTGGGACATCTACAAGGACACGGTCATCGAACAGGCCGAGCAGGGCGTGGACTACATGACGGTCCACGCGGGCGTGCGCCTGCCGTACGTGCCGCTGACGGCCAACCGCAAGACCGGCATCGTCTCGCGCGGTGGCTCGATCATGGCCGCCTGGTGCCTCGCGCACCACAAGGAGTCGTTCCTGTACGAGAACTTCGAGGAACTCTGCGAGATCCTCGCCGCGTACGACGTCACATACTCTCTCGGAGACGGTCTGCGGCCGGGCTCGATCGCGGACGCCAACGACGAGGCGCAGTTCGCGGAACTCCGGACTCTCGGGGAACTCAACCGGATCGCGAAGCGTTTCAACGTACAGACCATGATCGAAGGCCCGGGCCACGTCCCGATGCACAAGATCAAGGAGAACATCGACCTTCAGCAGGAGATCTGCGATGAAGCTCCGTTCTATACGCTCGGCCCGCTGACCACGGACGTCGCGCCGGCGTACGACCACATCACCTCCGGCATCGGCGCCGCGATGATCGCCTGGTGGGGCACGGCCATGCTGTGTTACGTCACGCCCAAGGAGCACTTGGGCCTGCCGAACCGAGACGACGTCAAGACCGGCGTCATCACCTACAAGATCGCCGCCCACGCAGCGGATCTCGCCAAGGGACACCCGGGCGCCCAGGAGTGGGACGACGCGCTGTCCGACGCCCGTTTCGAGTTCCGGTGGGAGGACCAGTTCAATCTCGCCCTCGACCCGGACACGGCACGGGAGTTCCACGACGAGACCCTGCCGGCGGAGCCCGCCAAGACGGCTCACTTCTGCTCGATGTGCGGTCCCAAGTTCTGCAGCATGAAGATCTCGCAGGACATCCGCCGTGAACACGGCGGCACCAAGGCCGAGATCGAGGACGGCATGGCCCAGAAGTCGAAGGAGTTCGCGGCGAGCGGGAACCGCGTGTACCTGCCCATCGCGGAATGA
- a CDS encoding membrane protein: MHMNSVPQHLLSEDRQEYERILDEALRSAPHRPELAAVGQRLNPEQLRTMALNATALITAAASTEYQHYVKVREEQRQPAPSSQPAVRATGSSEPDTGAAGLAATMGEVAETAGAGAVAVVAVLAPVLAGTAAAIFLLVGYILQMLNPEQTFARTMLTTGWVFGAVTAVAILVAAVGLLITALRNKPTAEGGPHGEAQGEVDRAREAWREALLERGIVPFLREALVDPNAAAALHHTAPSTPVSRIPHLGYDRPGFTSPDDGDRGSRPSFSSPDYTSPDFGGPEHQPE, encoded by the coding sequence ATGCACATGAACAGCGTTCCGCAGCACCTGCTGAGCGAGGACCGCCAGGAATACGAGCGGATCCTCGATGAGGCGCTGCGCTCCGCACCACACCGTCCGGAACTGGCCGCTGTCGGACAGCGGCTCAACCCCGAGCAACTGCGCACCATGGCGCTGAACGCCACCGCGCTCATCACGGCGGCCGCGTCGACCGAATACCAGCACTACGTCAAGGTCCGCGAGGAACAGCGGCAGCCGGCGCCGTCCAGCCAACCGGCCGTGCGCGCGACCGGCTCCTCCGAGCCGGACACGGGTGCGGCGGGCCTCGCCGCCACCATGGGCGAGGTCGCCGAGACCGCCGGCGCGGGCGCCGTCGCCGTCGTCGCCGTCCTCGCTCCCGTCCTGGCCGGCACCGCCGCGGCGATCTTCCTGCTCGTCGGCTACATCCTTCAGATGCTCAACCCCGAGCAGACGTTCGCCCGGACCATGCTCACCACGGGCTGGGTGTTCGGCGCCGTGACAGCGGTCGCGATCCTCGTCGCCGCGGTGGGACTGCTGATCACCGCCCTGCGCAACAAGCCGACGGCCGAAGGCGGCCCGCACGGCGAAGCACAGGGGGAGGTGGACCGGGCCAGGGAGGCCTGGCGCGAGGCCCTGCTGGAACGCGGCATCGTGCCCTTCCTCCGGGAGGCCCTCGTCGATCCGAACGCGGCCGCCGCGCTGCACCACACCGCCCCGTCCACGCCGGTCAGCCGCATCCCGCATCTCGGCTACGACCGCCCGGGTTTCACCAGCCCGGACGACGGCGACCGCGGCTCGCGGCCGAGCTTCAGCAGCCCGGACTACACGAGCCCGGACTTCGGAGGGCCGGAACACCAGCCGGAGTAG